The Phyllobacterium zundukense DNA segment CCCAGGCAATTCTCAACGGGCGGTAAACCGCGGCTCGGTTCCATCTCCAAAATGGGTAACCGGCGTTTGCGAGCGTTACTCGTCGTAGGAGCCCATGCCGCGCTCTACAGGATGAAATCCGGCAAGACCCAAACACCGTTGGCTGACTGGGCACGCTCGCTGTTATCAAAGAAGCCGTTCAAACTGGTGGCGGTCGCCCTTGCCAACAAGATGGCGCGCATCGCGTGGGCAGTCATGGCAAAAGTTAGTGATTATGAACCTGGGTTCAACGGTCATAAGGTTGTGCAAACAACGGCATAGAATATGCGTGAAAGCATTCGCTCTTTTGGGGCAAACAGTTGGCGGAGTGACTATGGTGTGATGTGAAAGCAAAAGCGGAATGGACCGCACGAACCGGAAAACCCGTGGCGTTGTCTTGCGCATTAAAAGCGCGTCAATGTGAGAGGGACCGGATCAAGCGGAAAACATCAAGGCCAGCGGTCATGAACATACCGCGCTCAAAGGCCGGAGACATGACTGCACCCGACCCGCCAAGCTCAAACATTGCTCAAAATCATCTTGCCAAATGGGCGTCATCCAGACATGACAATGCCCAACTGCGACTTACAGTGCAGGGATCGGAGTTGGTCCAATTTATTGAAGCACATTCATTGAATGTCCCTCGGCGGGTTAGGTTCCGTTTTCTCCACGATGATTCCCCCATCGGCCAACTTTAATTTCCATGCGGCCTCTAGAACTTCACCCCCTGAACCCCGCCGTTTGAGGCTGTAGCTGTCGCCGGTAGGCGTTGTACAGTTCTGACAATGCCGATAATAGACGAATTTTCGTCGAATCCGATTGGTGCCAAAATGGCTACAATCGCTGCATCAGTTGCAAAATTGGCCCACCACCAACAAGGGCACCCAAAATCTGTTGACGGATCTTCACCGCCATCTTCGACAGGACCCGGTACCGGGCGCTTTTGTCGGCGAGAACGCCGGAGATGGTCAAGCGCCAGACGATATCGCCGGTAAAAGGGATGATACCGTAAGAGAAGAGGCAAGCACCGCTAAGCCATATGCGCAACCGAAGAGAATAAATCTAATTGATCTCTCAGCAACCATGCGTTGATACCTATGACAGATACGGGCGTAGCGAGCTGACATTTCCACTGCCTTGACAGCCCGTATCGAATACTCACTGTCGACCTCGGGCGGCTGAGCTTTCCGTAATCATCTGCCAATATAGGCGGCAAGCTCGTCCGGCGTCCCATTTGGGAAGGCCTGTTTTAGAAAATCCAGGAACGCCGACACTCGCGCGCTAAGCAGCCGCCGAGATGGATAGAGTGTCCATAGAGCGATCTCGGGACCGTCGATATCCCCCCACAGGACCAGTCTGCCGTCAGCCAAGTCGTGGGCGACCAACGAAATGGGAAGACGTGCTGCACCGACGCCGGCCCGCACCGCATCGCGGACCATGATGAGCGTCGACAATGTGAGGACGGGCTCGATTGTAATTGTCGCCCGGCCACCGGGTGTCCTCACGGGCCATGTTTGCCGATCGCCTGCCCCGCGCACAACGCCAGGCGCGGCAATCTCCCCATGGTGGCGGCGAAGATCGGGGCTCGCCACCACGACCAGCCGGTCGCGGAGGAACGCCCGTCCGACCAGGCTTTCGTCAGGATCTGGATTGACCCGGATCACCAGATCGTAGCCTTCCTCGATCATGTCCACAGGCCGGTCCTCAGTCGTGACCTCCAGCCTCACTTCCGGATACTTGAGGGCAAACTCCGCCGCGATCTTACCCATTGCGCTCTGCGAGAAAAACACCGGCGCGCTGATGCGCAACTTCCCCTTGGGTGTGTGGCCGCCGGATGCGATTGCCGAAACCGTTTCGTCCAGTTCGGCAAGCAACGCCCCCGTCCGCTCGAAGAGCGCTCGTCCTTCTTCAGTCAGCTTCAGGTTTCGCGCGCCCCGTTCAAACAGGCGAAGGTCAAGGCCACTTTCTAACTCCGCGACGCGTCTGGACAGGGTTGCCTTGGGCCGCCCTGTGGCCCTTGCCGCCTTGCCGAAGCCGCCGTGTCGAGCAACGAGATTAAAATCCGCGAGAGCAAGAAGATCCATGTCTGTTCCACTGGTGAGACGGAGTGTCCAAAATTTCCGTCTATTAGACTGTCAGTGAACCACACATATTGGACGTGTCAAGCAACCAACATGGAGAAATATCATGACCATTCTAGTAACCGGCGCCACAGGCAACATTGGTCGCCAAGTCATCGAACATCTCGCCAAGCGCGGCGCTGATGTACGTGCTCTCGTTCGCGATCCGTCGAAAGCCAACCTCCCGGAAGGCGTATCTGTCGTGCAAGGCGACTTTCTCGATGTCGATTCGCTGCGCAACGCCATGTCTGGCGTTTCCACCCTGTTCCTCCTCAACGCCGTGGTCCCGGACGAATTCACCCAAGCTTTGATCGCGCTCAACGTCGCCCGGTCGGCTGGCATCGAGCGGATCGTCTATCTGTCGGTAATTCACGCCGACGTCTACGTGAACGTTCCGCATTTCGCGGGCAAGTTCGGTGTCGAGCGAATGATCGA contains these protein-coding regions:
- a CDS encoding LysR family transcriptional regulator, translating into MDLLALADFNLVARHGGFGKAARATGRPKATLSRRVAELESGLDLRLFERGARNLKLTEEGRALFERTGALLAELDETVSAIASGGHTPKGKLRISAPVFFSQSAMGKIAAEFALKYPEVRLEVTTEDRPVDMIEEGYDLVIRVNPDPDESLVGRAFLRDRLVVVASPDLRRHHGEIAAPGVVRGAGDRQTWPVRTPGGRATITIEPVLTLSTLIMVRDAVRAGVGAARLPISLVAHDLADGRLVLWGDIDGPEIALWTLYPSRRLLSARVSAFLDFLKQAFPNGTPDELAAYIGR